In the genome of Bremerella sp. P1, the window CAGCGTATAGGCCATGTCCCGCATGTCTTCGACCTGAGCCTTATACGCATGGAACTGGAAGGCAAAGTCATTCAGAGGTCGGATGTAGACCTTCTCATCGACAGTAACGATCCCTTGATCGACAAGCGACTTGCCTGGATCACGCGAGGTCGACAGAACGACCTGGTCACCCTTGCTGAACTTGGTTGGCTCACCTTGCTTCAGGAACGCTGCCGCGGCTAGGCCAGAGGCAGGCTCAAATTCCTGGGTAACGCCAGCGGTATTTGCCTGGGCGTCGACCGGCACTTCGTAATCTTGCTGGAACGTGACTTTGCTCATCACAGCAATTTCCGGGGCGTCGGCTCCGGCGGTCTCGCCATTGCGCTGAATGCTCGTCAGCACCTCGTCCTGCATCGGCTGCGGCAGACCCATCCGCGAGCACGCACCGCGAATAAGCGAGGCCAATTCGGCATCGTCCATATTGTCAAAGACTTCATGATCGTCGACAGGCATCTTGTCATAAAGCATCCACTGGTTCGGCAGATTCAGCGTTTGTTGCTGAGCTCGATCCAGTTTGGTCGTCGATTCGACGGTCAGGTTTTGGTCTTGGATCGTACGAACGACGAATTCACCAATGAAGTAAGCCGGAACGGTTAGCGTCGGATCTTCTGGATGACTCATCTGGCCGAACGCATACACGATGTCGTCCGGAGCCAAAGATCGTTGCGTGGACGCAGGGGCTGGAGCCGGGGCGGCACCGCCGGCTGGGTTCGTCGCCGCTGGCGCTTGGACCGGAGGAAGTGTCAGACCAACTTGGTTGTTATTAATAGCGCCACGGGCAACGTTTCGCCACAGACGTCCACGGTCATACATGATTCGCTTGAGTTCCGCTTTGGCGCCAACCAGGCTGTCGGTGGGATCATCGACCGATTCCAGGCGACCTGATTGCGGATTGACGGTCCGACCTGATTCCAAGAGTTCGACTTGGGAAACGGCTTGGCTGAGTTCTTTATCTTTCTGTTCGGCCAACTTCTTCCAGCTTGACTCGGTTCGCAGCACGGCGGCGGCCAAAACCAAATAAGCGAATGCTGCCCCGAAGGTTAGGAACAGGCCCAACACATGCAGAACATTCCAGTTAGCCGCGTTCAGGTACGAGAAGATCCCGAACAGCAGAACGAGCACGGCAATGACAATGTAAAAAACGGTCATGTGGGCTTAGGTTCTGGGAGTTGACGATCGTGACAGGGACAGAAAAGGCAAGGATTGGATCTGTTTTGCATGCGGGCCAGTCGTTCTTTGAACTGTCAGTCCTGACCTGTCCGCGCAAATCCATCCGTGTATTGTACTTCAGACCCGGGACTTTTCACGGAAATTGCCATGGCATTCCAGAGAAAAGACTCCGAGATCATAAATTGGGAGGTTTGGGCAGTCAAATGGTATCATTGGAGGGGGTTTGGTTATAAGCCCATTGTTAGTAATAGTTTAGCTCCTATTTGCCATGTTTGGGTGACGTTACAAGCCGCAAAATCGTTCAAGTCCGAACGGTTTTCGGTCGAAACCTTATCGATAGCGGAACATTCTTCCCCGGGATGATTCGCTACCGAATGGTTTTTCGCGTCTGCGACCTTAGCGATTTTAGCGATCGTGAGGCGTGGGCGTCCCAGCTGAACTCAGGGAAGTTTCCCATGGTAAACTCGGAGCGAACATCGCCACATGTGGCGGTGGAATTGATTCGTATGGCCATTGAAATGGCGTCGTGCGAGAAAACCATGCGGGCTGCGATCGCGGAAGTGGTCTCGCCGTTTTCTCTCTCCGAAAATGCCTTTTTCATCCTGGTGTTGTGCCAGCAAAACTTGGATCGGCCACTGCCGCAGTCCAAGTTGGCCAAGACAGTGGGACTTTCTCCGGCTCAGCTGAGCAACCTGGTCGAACAGCTTCGGCAAGAGGGTTGGATTGAAGCCAGTCGCGATGAGCGTGATCGGCGGCGTCAGTTTTGGACGCTTACCGAAGAAGGCAATCGACGGCTCGAAGACATCCTTCCTCGGTTTCACGATGCCTGGCAATTCGATCAGCTTCCCGTCGATCCGCGAACGCTGCTGGAAGGCTTTCGGCAATTGGTCGCTTTGCTTGGTGATTCCCTGAATACCCAAGCGTTGGCAACGTCGGTTTCCCCTGTCAAATCCCACGCCGCATAGGGAGATGGGTCAGCATGCGAATCAATCCTCACCGAAATCCATCCAACCTACGGACATCGCCAGTTCCCTCGTGCTGGGTCGCCATGGCGCTGTTGATGAGTGCCCTGTTTGTCGTTGGTTGCCATTCGCCGGGCTTCTACCGAGTTCAGGCGGATGACGACGCGTACCATCTTGTCTCCGAGAAGAACAACGATCCTCGGTGGCATCTTGATCGGATCTCGATCGATCCGAATCCGCAGTCGCGCATGTTTGATCCCTTCAGCCCCGATTGTCCTCCGATGCCGTTGGACGACCCGGCGTCCAATCAATTCATGCATGTGGTTGATCATAAGCCGGCCTACTGGGGCTGGGAGAATGAAGGCGTAACCGACGAAGTCGCCAATCCGAACTGGATGGCCTACCTTCCGTTGAACGAAGGAGGGGAACTGGTTTTAAACGTCGATCGTGCCGTCGAACTGGCACGACTCAATTCGCCCACCTACCAGCGAGAGCTCGAAGACCTTTACTTGTCGGCACTTGATGTCAGCTTTGAGCGTTTTCGATTCGATGCCCAGTTTTTCGGCGGTTATGAAGTCTTCTACACAGCCGACGGCCCAGAACGCGGCGGCGGTGACTCGTCGAGTTTGCTCGAAGCGAATACCCGCAGCATTCAGATGGAAAAGCTTTTCGCGACCGGCGGCCAGTTGGTGGTTGGTTTCGCAAACAGCATGATGTGGGAGTTCTCGGGACCCAACACCGATTCGGTCAACAGTTTGATTGACTTCTCGCTTGTTCAGCCGCTGCTGCGTGGCGGTGGCCGCAAGGTGGTGCTCGAGAACCTTACTCAGCAGGAACGAAACCTGCTTGCCGCCGTTCGCGACATGGAACGATTCAACCAGTCGTTTTATCTCGATATCGTTGCCGGACGTGGACTCACAGCCGGGCCACGCATTGGTGGAGGGCTTCCATCCACAGGTCCCAACGGATCCTTTGGTGTTGGCGGCTACTACGGATTGCTGCAACGGCAACAGACGATTCGCAACCAGGAAAGCAACATTGCTTCGCTACGAAGCAGCCTGGCTCAGCTTGAAGCACTGTTCGAGGCGGGCCGAATCGACTCGTTCCAGGTGGAACTTACCCGACAATCGCTGTTTCAGACGCAAAGCTCGTTGTTGTCCAACAAAACACAGCTGGCCAATTCGCTCGATCAGTTCAAGATCGACATGGGGCTGCCGCCTGAGCTGAATGTCGAGCTAGAGCGAGATCCTTTCTTTGACCAATTCAACCTGATTGATCCTGCGTTTACTCCGGTAACCAATAAGCTGAACGATATTCAGATCACCGTGGGTAACTCGATTTTGGAAGTGTTGCCGGATCCGGAAAAGATCGATCCGAACGTACCTTTTGAGCCTGAGCTGGTATGGGACGACGAAGTCGAAGCACGACTGAAGGCGGTACAAACGCTGACCCAGCAGTTGAAGGTGATTCTGCAACTGGTTCAGGAAGACTTCTTCCCATTGGTCGAACAAGATGTTTCGCGTCTGGAAGAAGCGCTGCCAACTCGTATCGAGGATCTGAAAGAGATTACCGAGAAGTTGGCGGGTTACAGCGAGAATGTCCAGGACGAAACGGTATCAGGGGGCGTACTTAGTACACGCCGTCTGGAGGAATTGCCTCCGCAGCTTCGTGCCGTGCTGGACGATCTGAAAGTTCGATTTGCCCAACACACAACGATCCTGGACGAAATCAATGCGAACGTGGGCAAGTTGATCGAAAGCGGCCCAGCCATGCAGCCCAAGCAGTTGTACGGTGAGGCGAAGATCGCCGTGTTTGATCCTGTACCGGATGAAATCACGACGCTTATCTCGGACGTGTTGGGATTGTCGCTGGTTCAAGCTCGTGCCCGAGCCGAAACAGTGTCGCTGGTGCCGGTCGATATCGATTCGGATACGGCACTCGATGTGGCACGGGTTTATCGTCTCGACTGGATGAATGCCCAAGCGGCCTACGTCGACTCGTGGCGAAACATTCAAGTTGTCGCGAACGATTTGATGAGC includes:
- a CDS encoding MarR family transcriptional regulator, giving the protein MVNSERTSPHVAVELIRMAIEMASCEKTMRAAIAEVVSPFSLSENAFFILVLCQQNLDRPLPQSKLAKTVGLSPAQLSNLVEQLRQEGWIEASRDERDRRRQFWTLTEEGNRRLEDILPRFHDAWQFDQLPVDPRTLLEGFRQLVALLGDSLNTQALATSVSPVKSHAA
- a CDS encoding TolC family protein, with amino-acid sequence MRINPHRNPSNLRTSPVPSCWVAMALLMSALFVVGCHSPGFYRVQADDDAYHLVSEKNNDPRWHLDRISIDPNPQSRMFDPFSPDCPPMPLDDPASNQFMHVVDHKPAYWGWENEGVTDEVANPNWMAYLPLNEGGELVLNVDRAVELARLNSPTYQRELEDLYLSALDVSFERFRFDAQFFGGYEVFYTADGPERGGGDSSSLLEANTRSIQMEKLFATGGQLVVGFANSMMWEFSGPNTDSVNSLIDFSLVQPLLRGGGRKVVLENLTQQERNLLAAVRDMERFNQSFYLDIVAGRGLTAGPRIGGGLPSTGPNGSFGVGGYYGLLQRQQTIRNQESNIASLRSSLAQLEALFEAGRIDSFQVELTRQSLFQTQSSLLSNKTQLANSLDQFKIDMGLPPELNVELERDPFFDQFNLIDPAFTPVTNKLNDIQITVGNSILEVLPDPEKIDPNVPFEPELVWDDEVEARLKAVQTLTQQLKVILQLVQEDFFPLVEQDVSRLEEALPTRIEDLKEITEKLAGYSENVQDETVSGGVLSTRRLEELPPQLRAVLDDLKVRFAQHTTILDEINANVGKLIESGPAMQPKQLYGEAKIAVFDPVPDEITTLISDVLGLSLVQARARAETVSLVPVDIDSDTALDVARVYRLDWMNAQAAYVDSWRNIQVVANDLMSDLDIVFTGEIGNLGDNPVKFNSDNGRLRAGLEWDAPLTRLVERNNYREAQIQYQRTRRAYYQYRDFISQGLRDTIRTLDLNRINFELRRAAVQVAISQVERTQLRLQEPAKPNQNNQQFDSSTARDLLNALDSLLSAQNDFLSVGVNYEVLRRGLDVDMGTIQLDERGVWVDPGPVDGTYWEAKLQEMQFEHEIPELSEASDLSSGVPEEIQSSGSLQLEVDGAEPIELPPPVGELEPTRVEAIDLRLEPPK